In the genome of Carnobacterium pleistocenium FTR1, one region contains:
- the frr gene encoding ribosome recycling factor, with the protein MTNAILQTTKEKMVKTENALQRELGMIRAGRANASLLDRISVVYYGAPTPLKQLAQISVPEPRVLMITPFDKTSISDIEKSVMQSDIGISPTNDGNVIRLVIPQLTEDRRKELAKKVGKEAENAKVSVRNIRREAIDELKKAEKNNEITQDDLRTFEEDIQKITNESVKNLDVIAATKEKELLDV; encoded by the coding sequence ATGACAAATGCAATTTTACAAACCACTAAAGAAAAAATGGTCAAAACGGAAAATGCTTTACAACGTGAACTAGGAATGATTCGTGCTGGACGCGCAAATGCTAGTCTATTAGACAGAATTAGTGTAGTCTATTACGGAGCACCTACACCGTTAAAACAATTGGCTCAAATTTCAGTACCCGAGCCTCGCGTTCTAATGATCACACCTTTTGATAAAACATCTATTTCTGATATTGAAAAGTCAGTTATGCAAAGTGATATTGGAATCAGTCCAACAAATGATGGAAATGTCATTCGCTTAGTGATTCCACAATTAACTGAAGATCGCCGTAAAGAATTAGCAAAAAAAGTGGGTAAGGAAGCTGAAAATGCTAAAGTTTCAGTTCGTAACATTCGTCGTGAAGCAATTGATGAATTGAAAAAGGCTGAAAAAAATAATGAAATCACTCAAGATGACTTACGTACTTTTGAAGAAGATATTCAAAAAATCACAAATGAGAGTGTTAAAAATCTTGACGTGATAGCTGCTACTAAAGAAAAAGAACTATTAGACGTATAA
- the pyrH gene encoding UMP kinase, whose product MIEPKYKRIVLKLSGEALAGNTGFGIEPPTIKEICKEIKEVKELGVEIAIVVGGGNIWRGQVGSEMGMERAQADYMGMLATVINALALQDCLENEGVPTRVQTAIEMRQIAEPYIRRKAVRHLEKGRVVIFAGGTGNPYFSTDTTSALRAAEIEADVILMAKNNVDGIYSADPKLDKTATKFEELTHLEIINKGLQVMDTTASSLSMDNNIPLVVFNLNETGNIKRVALGETIGTTVRGK is encoded by the coding sequence ATGATTGAACCAAAGTATAAACGTATCGTTTTAAAATTAAGTGGGGAAGCCTTAGCAGGGAATACTGGATTTGGAATAGAACCACCAACGATAAAAGAAATTTGTAAAGAAATTAAAGAAGTAAAAGAATTAGGTGTAGAAATTGCCATTGTTGTTGGTGGCGGAAATATTTGGCGTGGCCAAGTTGGTTCTGAAATGGGAATGGAACGAGCACAAGCAGACTACATGGGAATGCTTGCTACAGTAATCAATGCTTTAGCACTACAAGATTGCCTTGAAAATGAAGGAGTACCAACGCGAGTACAAACTGCAATCGAAATGCGTCAGATTGCTGAGCCGTATATTCGTAGAAAAGCAGTACGTCATTTAGAAAAAGGAAGAGTAGTCATCTTCGCTGGTGGAACTGGAAATCCATATTTCTCAACAGATACAACTTCTGCTTTAAGAGCAGCTGAAATTGAGGCCGATGTGATATTAATGGCTAAAAACAATGTTGACGGTATTTACTCAGCAGATCCAAAATTAGATAAAACAGCAACCAAATTTGAAGAATTGACACATTTAGAAATCATTAATAAAGGTTTGCAAGTGATGGATACGACAGCAAGTTCTCTGAGCATGGATAATAATATTCCATTGGTTGTCTTTAATTTAAATGAAACAGGAAATATTAAACGTGTTGCACTAGGTGAAACTATTGGAACAACTGTTAGGGGGAAATAA